A window of Cellulomonas sp. SLBN-39 genomic DNA:
TGTCGACGCCTTCAACGCCGGGGACGTCGACCGCCTGCTGGCGGACTTCGCCCCGGATGCGGAGTGGGTCACCGGCGACCACGTGGTGCCGACGGGTGGTCTACGGCCGTTCTTCGCCGCGGCGGTGCAGCACCTGCGGCCGCACCTCACGCTCGTGCGGGTCATCGACGGCACGGACGCGGTCGCCGTCGAGATGACGGAGACCTGGACCGTCGAGGGCGAGGTCCGGTCGGCCGCGCTCATCGCCGTGCTCGACGTGGAGGGCGGTCGGATCTGCCGCGGCAAGGTCTACCGCGAGGGCTCGGCGGACGCCTGAACGGTACGGGCGCCCGCAGGAGGGATCAGCGGGCCACGTGGGTGCGTCCGAAGATGCGGTGGGCGAGGCGGGTGAGCGGGTCGACCGGGGGGTCCGTGGGCCAGGTGGGCACCGGGGTGCCGGCCGGGACGAGGGTGCGCAGCACGACCGTGCGGACGGCGTCGGGGTCGATGCCCAGGGCGCTGAGCAGCCGCGGTGCGCGGGCGGAGGGTTCGAGGACGGCCAGCCAGAGCACGGCGCTGCTCAGCTGCCGCTCCTTCGGCAGCGCGTGGGCCTTGCGCAGGTGGCCCCAGGCGGCCGTGGCGCGGTTCAGCGCGGCCTGCAGCTCGGGCCGGTGCTTGACGCGCGGCGGGGCGGCCCGGCGCGCGGGGTCGGTGGTCGGGGCCGGGGGAGCGGTCAGGCCGAGGCGGGCGAGGTGGGGTGCGTCGTCGGCGGCCTCGCGGACGGCGTCCCGCACCGCCGGGGCCGTCAGTCCGGGGAACTCCTCGACGACGCGGGTGGTGAGGGCATCGGCCGAGGTCAGCAGCCCGAGCAGCAGGTGCTCGGAGCCGTAGGCGTCGGCTCCCAGGGCGGTGGCCTCGCCGCGGGTGGCGTCCATCGTCGCCACGAACGTCTGGTCATAGATCAGCATCGGTGCTCCATCTGCGCGGGCCGCGGGGGCGGCTGTGCTTCTTGTGGACGGTCTGACGCGTGACCTGCAGCTCGACGGCGATGTCGGCCCACGACATGCCGAGCGCGCGTGCTCGTGCCACGTGCAGGTCCTCGAGCCGGTCCGCGAGCCGGTGCAGCGCCACCACGGTGCGCAGCCCCTCCCGCGGGTCGGCCGTCGTCGCGGCGTCCTCCACCCGTTCCA
This region includes:
- a CDS encoding nuclear transport factor 2 family protein: MTGKMQDSAREDLVRRHVDAFNAGDVDRLLADFAPDAEWVTGDHVVPTGGLRPFFAAAVQHLRPHLTLVRVIDGTDAVAVEMTETWTVEGEVRSAALIAVLDVEGGRICRGKVYREGSADA
- a CDS encoding Clp protease N-terminal domain-containing protein, with the translated sequence MLIYDQTFVATMDATRGEATALGADAYGSEHLLLGLLTSADALTTRVVEEFPGLTAPAVRDAVREAADDAPHLARLGLTAPPAPTTDPARRAAPPRVKHRPELQAALNRATAAWGHLRKAHALPKERQLSSAVLWLAVLEPSARAPRLLSALGIDPDAVRTVVLRTLVPAGTPVPTWPTDPPVDPLTRLAHRIFGRTHVAR
- a CDS encoding RNA polymerase subunit sigma-70 translates to MDLERVEDAATTADPREGLRTVVALHRLADRLEDLHVARARALGMSWADIAVELQVTRQTVHKKHSRPRGPRRWSTDADL